The Sorex araneus isolate mSorAra2 chromosome 5, mSorAra2.pri, whole genome shotgun sequence genome has a segment encoding these proteins:
- the CPLANE2 gene encoding ciliogenesis and planar polarity effector 2 isoform X1 — MGCPSRCPAMARPPVPGSVVVPDWHESAEGKEYLACILRKNRRRVFGLLERPVLPPSVAVDMASYKIFVSGKSGVGKTALVAKLAGLEVPVVHHETTGIQTTVVFWPAKLKASDRVLMFRFEFWDCGESALKKFDHMLPACKENADAFLFLFSFTDRASFEDLPGQLARVAGEAPAVVRMVIGSKFDQYMHTDVPERDLTAFRQAWDLPLLRVKSVPGRRLADGHTLDGRAGLADAAHVLNGLAEQLWHQDQVAAGLLPSPPENTPG, encoded by the exons aTGGGGTG CCCGTCTCGGTGCCCAGCCATGGCCAGACCACCCGTTCCAGGCTCCGTCGTTGTCCCAGACTGGCACGAGAGCGCCGAAGGCAAGGAATACTTGGCGTGCATCCTGCGAAAGAACCGGCGGCGGGTGTTTG GGCTGCTCGAGCGGCCAGTGCTGCCCCCATCTGTGGCTGTTGACATGGCCAGCTACAAGATCTTTGTGTCCGGAAAGAGCGGTGTGGGCAAGACAGCACTGGTGGCCAAGCTGGCTGGCCTGGAGGTGCCCGTGGTGCATCATGAAACCACTG gTATCCAGACCACTGTGGTATTCTGGCCCGCCAAGCTGAAGGCCAGCGACCGTGTCCTCATGTTCCGCTTTGAATTCTGGGACTGTGGAGAGTCAGCACTCAAAAAGTTTGATCACATGCTCCCC GCCTGCAAGGAGAACGCCGacgccttcctcttcctcttctccttcaccGACCGTGCCTCTTTCGAAGACCTGCCTGGACAGCTGGCCCGGGTGGCAGGCGAGGCCCCTGCTGTGGTCAGGATGGTCATCGGCTCTAA ATTTGACCAGTACATGCACACAGACGTGCCAGAGCGGGACCTCACCGCCTTCCGCCAGGCCTGGGACCTGCCCCTCCTGCGGGTGAAGAGCGTGCCAGGGCGGCGGCTGGCCGACGGGCACACCCTGGATGGGCGGGCCGGGCTGGCCGATGCTGCCCATGTGCTCAACGGCCTCGCGGAGCAGCTGTGGCATCAGGACCAGGTGGCAGCCggcctgctccccagccccccagagaaCACACCTGGCTGA
- the CPLANE2 gene encoding ciliogenesis and planar polarity effector 2 isoform X2: MARPPVPGSVVVPDWHESAEGKEYLACILRKNRRRVFGLLERPVLPPSVAVDMASYKIFVSGKSGVGKTALVAKLAGLEVPVVHHETTGIQTTVVFWPAKLKASDRVLMFRFEFWDCGESALKKFDHMLPACKENADAFLFLFSFTDRASFEDLPGQLARVAGEAPAVVRMVIGSKFDQYMHTDVPERDLTAFRQAWDLPLLRVKSVPGRRLADGHTLDGRAGLADAAHVLNGLAEQLWHQDQVAAGLLPSPPENTPG; encoded by the exons ATGGCCAGACCACCCGTTCCAGGCTCCGTCGTTGTCCCAGACTGGCACGAGAGCGCCGAAGGCAAGGAATACTTGGCGTGCATCCTGCGAAAGAACCGGCGGCGGGTGTTTG GGCTGCTCGAGCGGCCAGTGCTGCCCCCATCTGTGGCTGTTGACATGGCCAGCTACAAGATCTTTGTGTCCGGAAAGAGCGGTGTGGGCAAGACAGCACTGGTGGCCAAGCTGGCTGGCCTGGAGGTGCCCGTGGTGCATCATGAAACCACTG gTATCCAGACCACTGTGGTATTCTGGCCCGCCAAGCTGAAGGCCAGCGACCGTGTCCTCATGTTCCGCTTTGAATTCTGGGACTGTGGAGAGTCAGCACTCAAAAAGTTTGATCACATGCTCCCC GCCTGCAAGGAGAACGCCGacgccttcctcttcctcttctccttcaccGACCGTGCCTCTTTCGAAGACCTGCCTGGACAGCTGGCCCGGGTGGCAGGCGAGGCCCCTGCTGTGGTCAGGATGGTCATCGGCTCTAA ATTTGACCAGTACATGCACACAGACGTGCCAGAGCGGGACCTCACCGCCTTCCGCCAGGCCTGGGACCTGCCCCTCCTGCGGGTGAAGAGCGTGCCAGGGCGGCGGCTGGCCGACGGGCACACCCTGGATGGGCGGGCCGGGCTGGCCGATGCTGCCCATGTGCTCAACGGCCTCGCGGAGCAGCTGTGGCATCAGGACCAGGTGGCAGCCggcctgctccccagccccccagagaaCACACCTGGCTGA
- the ANO7 gene encoding anoctamin-7, whose product MRKGTQELDLQRLLGGPPGPWDNDGAEDRDPDPQRLQAPRSIYDPDSRGNFFRDGKTKIDFVLVWEEKLRPPRRTERQRLLQRRWRDKFQRNLLAAGLLLEEERSPVERGARAVHFAKLSAPWELLVYYAEELSLRAPLQARPNPDSDGSAELLLRLRLRNPLQQHVPNKPLDFYTCTFRRSKLDKFLGSDCHDSYFSSTQRHRVVAEILARTLYGKQKRAEMGIARLLVEGVYTAAFPLHEGPFELPGYQVPGADLNPRQLLYSYWARWGCWYKYQPLDHVREYFGEKVAIYFAWLGFYTAWLLPAALVGTVVFLSGLMSMDSNTPAEEICTSGGTYLMCPLCDTCATWNISEICPMARMGYLFDHPGTVFFSIFMSFWAMAFLEHWKRKSTTLAHHWDCSDFREEEECPRPEFAALAPQMAWNPVTGLKEPYFPPRTRLPRLLTGSAAILIMLCVVMIFLVSVIIYRGIVSIAIFHTGNPVLMTQAGNIANISSTVLNLVLILLLGQVYTSLAEQLTRWEMHRTQTLHEDAFTLKVFIFQFVNFYSSPFYVAFFKGRFVGYPGQYGTLLGLRNEDCGPGGCLLELAQQLFIIMVGKQLVSNMEEFVLPKLKAWWQKRQLAGLRDTQIGQELRRWEEDYELIECEGLFEEYLEMVLQFGFITIFVAAFPLAPLFALLNNWVEIRLDAHKFVCEYRRPVAERAQGIGIWLLLLEAMAHLSVIVNAFLIAFTSDFLPRLLYQYEQHSQLRGYINFTLAPAPPAYLAQGNHTPCRYKAFRDAQGNLTLFYWKLLAVRLGFIIAFEHVVFFFLRLIAWLVPDVPAGLATKIKRERYLAKQALADNREALLSVRSAH is encoded by the exons ATGAGGAAGGGGACGCAGGAGCTGGATCTGCAAAGGCTGCTGGGTGGACCTCCAGGGCCTTGG GATAACGATGGTGCCGAGGACAGGGACCCAGACCCCCAGCGTCTCCAAGCCCCACGCAGCATTTATGACCCAGACTCCAGGGGCAACTTTTTCCGtgatggaaaaacaaaaatcG ACTTCGTGCTCGTGTGGGAGGAGAAACTGAGACCCCCGCGGCGGACAGAGCGACAGCGCCTCCTGCAGCGACGCTGGCGGGATAAATTCCAGCGGAACCTGCTCGCGGCGGGGCTGCTCCTGGAGGAG gaGCGCAGTCCCGTGGAGCGCGGCGCCCGCGCCGTGCACTTCGCCAAGCTGAGCGCGCCCTGGGAGCTGCTCGTGTACTACGCCGAGGAACTGAGCCTGCGTGCGCCGCTGCAG GCTCGACCCAACCCAGATTCGGACGGCTCGGCCGAGTTGCTGCTGCGCCTGCGCCTGCGCAACCCCCTCCAGCAGCACGTGCCCAACAAGCCGCTGGACTTCTACACTTGCACCTTCCGGCGCTCCAAGCTAGACAA GTTCCTGGGCAGCGATTGCCACGACTCTTACTTCTCCAGTACACAAAGGCACCGAGTG GTGGCAGAGATCTTGGCCCGCACACTGTATGGGAAGCAGAAACGGGCAGAGATGGGCATTGCCCGGCTTCTGGTAGAAGGAGTCTACACGGCAGCTTTCCCACTTCACGAG GGCCCCTTTGAACTGCCGGGGTACCAGGTGCCTGGTGCAGACCTGAACCCTCGCCAATTGCTGTACTCATACTGGGCCCGCTGGGGATGCTGGTACAAATACCAGCCCCTGGACCACGTGCGAGAGTACTTTGGGGAGAAGGTGGCCATCTATTTTGCCTGGCTAG GCTTCTATACAGCCTGGCTGCTGCCTGCTGCCCTTGTGGGCACTGTGGTCTTCCTCTCTGGCCTTATGTCTATGGACAGCAACACACCAGC GGAAGAAATCTGTACCAGTGGGGGTACCTACCTCATGTGCCCACTCTGTGATACCTGTGCCACATGGAACATTTCTGAGATCTGCCCCATGGCCAGG ATGGGCTACCTGTTTGATCATCCAGGGACCGTGTTCTTCAGCATCTTCATGTCCTTCTGGGCCATGGCCTTCCTGGAGCACTGGAAGCGGAAGAGCACCACCCTGGCCCACCACTGGGACTGCAGTGACTTCCGGGAAGAGGAG GAGTGCCCACGCCCAGAGTTTGCTGCGCTGGCCCCACAGATGGCCTGGAACCCAGTGACGGGCCTGAAGGAGCCCTACTTCCCGCCCCGCACCCGCCTTCCCCGCCTGCTCACTGGATCTGCTGCCATCCTCATCATG CTCTGCGTGGTGATGATCTTCCTGGTGTCTGTCATCATTTACCGAGGCATTGTCAGCATTGCCATATTCCACACAGGCAACCCTGTCCTCATGACGCAG GCCGGCAACATTGCCAACATCAGCAGCACCGTGCTCAACCTGGTATTGATCCTGCTCCTGGGCCAGGTCTATACCTCGCTGGCTGAACAGCTCACCAGATGGG agatgcacagaACTCAGACCCTCCATGAAGACGCCTTCACTCTCAAAGTCTTCATCTTTCAGTTTGTCAATTTCTACTCCTCACCTTTCTATGTGGCCTTCTTCAAAGGCAG GTTTGTGGGGTACCCTGGTCAATACGGCACGCTGCTCGGCCTGCGGAACGAGGAT TGCGGCCCCGGAGGCTGCCTTCTCGAGCTCGCCCAGCAGCTCTTCATCATCATGGTGGGCAAACAGCTGGTCAGCAACATGGAGGAGTTTGTCCTGCC GAAGCTGAAGGCCTGGTGGCAGAAAAGGCAACTGGCTGGGCTGCGGGACACCCAAATCGGGCAGGAGCTGCGGCGCTGGGAGGAGGACTATGAGCTCATCGAGTGTGAGGGCCTGTTCGAGGAATACCTGGAGATGG TGCTGCAGTTTGGGTTCATCACCATCTTCGTGGCAGCCTTCCCACTGGCGCCCCTGTTTGCTCTGCTCAACAACTGGGTGGAGATCCGCCTGGACGCCCACAAATTCGTATGCGAGTACCGGAGGCCAGTGGCTGAGCGGGCGCAGGGCATTGGGATCTGGCTGCTCCTGCTTGAGGCCATGGCCCACCTCTCAGTCATTGTGAAT GCTTTCCTCATCGCCTTCACCTCCGACTTTCTGCCACGTCTCCTGTACCAGTACGAACAGCACAGCCAGCTGCGCGGCTACATCAACTTCACGCTGGCGCCAGCACCTCCCGCCTACCTTGCCCAGGGCAACCACACACCCTGCAG GTACAAGGCCTTTCGCGACGCGCAGGGGAATCTCACCCTCTTCTATTGGAAACTTCTGGCTGTGCGCTTGGGCTTTATCATCGCCTTCGAG CACGTGGTGTTCTTCTTCCTGCGCCTCATCGCTTGGCTTGTGCCCGACGTGCCAGCTGGCCTGGCTACCAAGATAAAGCGCGAGCGCTACTTGGCCAAGCAGGCGCTAGCGGATAACCGGGAAGCACTGCTCTCGGTCCGGTCGGCCCACTGA